One stretch of Mycolicibacterium fallax DNA includes these proteins:
- a CDS encoding LppP/LprE family lipoprotein, with translation MPGTGNLPCVRISPAGSAIAATLLSILTACGSSDSTVAITPDASHTGPVSSSAAPVEAQPATPEPATPEPDPCPTNLAAPAIARAVSELPRDPRSGQAWNPEPIAGNYNECAQLSAVVVRANTNAANPNTRAVLFHQGKFVSSGAPDTFGFNGIDEAQSTGDTVALTYSSGIPGLSSVVKFRWNGSGVELVANTP, from the coding sequence TTGCCGGGGACCGGTAACCTGCCGTGCGTGCGCATCTCCCCCGCCGGCTCCGCGATCGCGGCGACGCTGCTGTCGATCCTGACGGCGTGCGGGTCCAGCGACTCCACCGTGGCCATCACCCCGGACGCGTCGCACACCGGCCCGGTCTCGTCGTCGGCCGCGCCCGTGGAGGCCCAGCCCGCAACCCCCGAGCCCGCCACCCCCGAGCCCGATCCGTGCCCGACCAACCTTGCCGCGCCGGCCATCGCCCGGGCGGTCTCCGAACTGCCCCGGGATCCGCGCAGCGGCCAGGCCTGGAACCCCGAGCCGATCGCCGGGAACTACAACGAGTGCGCCCAGCTGTCCGCGGTGGTCGTTCGGGCCAACACCAACGCCGCCAACCCGAACACCCGCGCGGTGCTGTTCCACCAGGGCAAATTCGTTTCCAGCGGGGCGCCGGACACCTTCGGCTTCAACGGTATCGACGAGGCTCAGAGCACCGGCGACACCGTCGCGCTGACCTATTCCAGCGGGATCCCCGGATTGTCCAGCGTGGTGAAGTTCCGCTGGAACGGCTCGGGCGTCGAATTGGTCGCCAACACTCCCTGA